In Balaenoptera acutorostrata chromosome 12, mBalAcu1.1, whole genome shotgun sequence, a single window of DNA contains:
- the MTHFD2 gene encoding bifunctional methylenetetrahydrofolate dehydrogenase/cyclohydrolase, mitochondrial: MAAASLLSALATRLLRPAQSCRLHHRPFHLSAVRNEAVVISGRKLAEQIKQEVRQEVEEWVASGNKRPHLSVVLVGENPASHSYVLNKTRAAADVGINSETIVKPASISEEELLNLINKLNNDDNVDGLLVQLPLPEHIDERKICNAVSPDKDVDGFHVINVGRMCLDQNSMLPATPWGVWEIIKRTGIPTLGKNVLVAGRSKNVGMPIAVLLHTDGAHERPGGDATVTISHRYTPKEQLKKHTALADIVVSAAGIPNLITADMIKEGAAVIDVGINRIQDPITAKPKLVGDVDFEGVRKKAGYITPVPGGVGPMTVAMLMKNTIIAAKKVLRLEEREVLKSKELGVASN, translated from the exons ATGGCTGCAGCGTCCCTCTTATCCGCTTTGGCCACCCGGCTGCTCCGGCCGGCGCAGAGCTGCCGCCTCCACCATCGCCCCTTCCACCTCTCGGCAGTTCG AAATGAAGCTGTTGTCATTTCGGGAAGGAAACTTGCTGAGCAGATCAAGCAGGAAGTGCGGCAGGAGGTGGAAGAGTGGGTGGCGTCAGGCAACAAACGGCCCCACCTGAGCGTCGTTCTGGTTGGCGAGAATCCTGCAAGTCACTCCTATGTCCTCAACAAAACCAGAGCAGCTGCCGATGTGG GAATCAACAGTGAGACAATTGTGAAACCAGCTTCAATTTCAGAGGAAGAGCTGTTGAATTTAATCAATAAactaaataatgatgataatgtaGATGGCCTCCTTGTTCAGCTGCCTCTTCCAG agcACATTGATGAGAGAAAGATCTGCAATGCTGTTTCTCCAGACAAAGATGTTGATGGCTTTCATGTAATTAACGTAGGGCGAATGTGTTTGGACCAGAATTCCATGTTACCAGCTACTCCATGGGGTGTGTGGGAAATAATTAAGCGAACTG gtATTCCAACCCTGGGGAAGAATGTGCTTGTGGCTGGAAGGTCAAAAAACGTTGGAATGCCCATTGCAGTACTGCTGCACACGGATGGGGCACACGAACGCCCCGGAG GTGATGCCACTGTCACAATATCTCATCGATATACTCCCAAGGAGCAGCTGAAGAAACATACAGCTCTTGCAGATATTGTGGTCTCCGCTGCAG GCATTCCAAATCTGATCACAGCAGATATGATTAAGGAAGGAGCAGCTGTCATTGATGTGGGAATAAATAGAATTCAAGATCCCATAACTGCTAAACCCAAGTTGGTTGGAGATGTGGATTTTGAAG GAGTCAGGAAGAAAGCCGGTTACATCACTCCAGTCCCTGGGGGTGTTGGTCCCATGACAGTGGCAATGCTAATGAAGAATACCATTATTGCTGCAAAAAAAGTGCTGAGGCTTGAAGAGCGGGAAGTACTGAAGTCTAAGGAGCTTGGAGTAGCAAGTAATTAA